In Methanosarcina siciliae T4/M, one genomic interval encodes:
- the hpt gene encoding hypoxanthine/guanine phosphoribosyltransferase: MLERLKDSLVKSPVIKRGEYNYFIHPISDGVPSIDPRLVQEISDYIERIADLNVDTILTVEAMGIPVANALSLKTGIPLTIVRKRPYFLEGEVELSQSTGYSKGTLYINGLKKGDRVVIVDDVVSTGGTLLALAKALQNMGVEITDVISVIGRGDGLLKLKELGVEPKILVTIDVSEKGVEIQDVFGDQ, from the coding sequence ATGCTTGAAAGACTGAAAGACTCACTGGTTAAATCCCCTGTGATCAAGCGAGGGGAATATAACTATTTTATCCATCCTATTTCTGATGGTGTCCCTTCCATCGATCCACGGCTGGTACAAGAGATCTCCGATTACATTGAGAGGATAGCAGATCTGAATGTTGACACTATTCTTACCGTAGAGGCTATGGGTATCCCTGTTGCAAATGCTCTCTCCCTGAAAACAGGAATTCCTCTGACTATTGTCCGGAAGCGGCCTTACTTCCTTGAAGGGGAAGTTGAACTTTCCCAGAGTACAGGCTATTCTAAAGGGACTCTCTATATAAACGGGCTCAAAAAGGGAGACAGAGTCGTCATCGTGGACGACGTTGTCAGTACCGGTGGAACGCTTCTCGCTCTTGCAAAGGCACTGCAGAATATGGGTGTCGAGATCACGGATGTAATTTCCGTTATAGGGCGTGGAGACGGACTTCTTAAGTTAAAGGAACTCGGAGTTGAACCCAAGATTCTCGTCACAATTGATGTGAGCGAGAAGGGCGTGGAGATTCAGGAT